The Stomoxys calcitrans chromosome 3, idStoCalc2.1, whole genome shotgun sequence genome includes a region encoding these proteins:
- the LOC106083364 gene encoding A-kinase anchor protein 13 has translation MDNNDKHLMNATADDSDNDEVTDFLNSNCFPNTETLNDYKNNIPTLSSVADSSTPILIDENGSVKQLSETNINNVEESENYCIPVISTSNQFGATTQRSIAATNYNNNNVNTTSLLSTLRQNDNNMIPTINVTPHSPANVSKYNNIFEDTLSQLQNIRESVVQMKNSSSSHMNDNLSNYGLVNATILSASLPDLSATNNGVSGASVSGPFGHLSSHFVIWSPQQQQQYLLNADRRKSWTGIDDLTAGGDCTNKSVSLSSLDSEEQETIRVTEQRRRSARNSTGGISTHSLNEAELARDFERIAAKRNLATEIISRIPLQKSISTSSIVAKEDIKAIARHLTDSEDENQSLLRAHAKIEVYDNVEKRRKRGSLFFRKKKDKAKMKSIGGQVSNCDVCGAGITLGTLKEHQLECKGKKSSSSLVGMGKKSITGSEKGDAGQDFYDGPDQNTNFHDDNAPLIRSEFLNDAPIEAHDLKADPSLGIEQKEHDSWSPGIPKDILKSLKDQQIKRQEHIYEFIMTEKHHCQTLLVMQKVFVESIERHFPSINCNKMFPRLQELTELHCNFLKKLRQKQKEHFVVDSISDILLEFFSLDKAQHLRLAYGEFCANHRSALEQFKSCMTGRDPMFSEWYKHCLTNPLLKKKGIPECILFVTQRLTKYPLLIEPLLKSAKEDKLECEKLQHALALVKELLVDVDACVAEKELRERQIEIYNRIDNKSFAIYKNKPFRKQDVGVDSKRRLKFEGLATLMQGRSKMQLVLVVVLTDCLCFLNENSAHNKYMFFNPEHKAGVVPLQKLLIREKAGTESRGIYIISSNPLFPEMYELKVQTPKDKNVWIQSIRQAVLDCPSTDVIESDDLTHEEKLRIGVNKREIIEKIRQKDIEQAILLEEKILLQLNLMQKDQKSFNTEQDAQNSVISSSNISAAQFLSTYGTYKDISIGIDCDTAELWKKVLNTVQDITQLASNVYTAATGQPVSRSVSSVGEKQSDTYNSPILPKRAETFAGFDEKRSKNIYTCRDVGKMGTLQVLTPRLQELEEKKETKNTSIINALMPSSHAEHENALQCDLVSASTKDNNLAFLQVRHNLHTLLCIISQQMTTIHSLQLQLALYRESPRASYTHNDQLEELRNLQDKLQEEKTAWVRQKEQQEQDLNEKKAVMDKLQEQLNLQQDDIKQQREQLYRKMEVLSSQGLLISPNTPLNISSPLLPTSGINTYDLDHDAHDSQTHDPVPPITTTPHSTSSNTVDRRKDKWRTSSTISKNPPVHLLSATNAPKVQQNVIKQKLPMKLSSLSSTSATTSGSNNSTSITKIDKSNSFTTNNNNSNSNSIGITQMFPLKLADKRATPSSSTNTSSTVSNLVPQHSRTGSSPAIIQHPQPSLNNSAALTSPTLVGVTRTDSSSTSTYGQRYSVGSATNCNTPTSSKNSTQPNQTKIPLISSLNALAASSSPGASTLTPNSTTRPAAPQAKPEEEEIYF, from the exons ATGGACAACAATGATAAACATCTTATGAATGCAACTGCCGACGATAGCGATAACGATGAAGTTACAGATTTTTTGAACTCCAACTGTTTTCCCAACACTGAAACACTGAATGACTATAAAAATAATATCCCTACACTGTCATCTGTTGCTGATAGCTCTACGCCAATTTTGATCGATGAAAACGGCTCTGTAAAACAACTTTCGGAAACAAATATAAATAACGTCGAAGAAAGTGAAAACTATTGCATACCTGTAATAAGCACTTCAAATCAATTCGGTGCAACAACACAAAGATCAATAGCTGCAACAAATTATAATAACAACAACGTCAAtacaacttctctcctatcCACTTTGCGACAAAACGACAATAACATGATTCCGACTATAAACGTAACACCTCATAGTCCTGCCAATGTCTCGAAATACAATAACATTTTCGAAGACACTCTGAGTCAATTACAAAACATACGAGAAAGCGTGGTTCAGATGAAGAATTCCTCTTCTTCGCATATGAATGACAACCTCTCAAATTATGGGCTAGTTAATGCTACCATTTTGAGTGCCTCTTTACCAGATTTATCGGCAACGAATAACGGCGTGTCAGGTGCATCAGTTTCAGGTCCGTTTGGTCATTTGTCTTCGCATTTTGTCATATGGTCtccacaacagcaacaacaatacctATTAAATGCAGATAGGCGCAAGTCATGGACGGGCATTGACGACTTAACAGCGGGTGGTGATTGCACTAACAAAAGTGTTAGTTTATCTAGTTTGGATAGCGAAGAACAAGAAACTATACGAGTAACAGAACAGAGAAGAAGATCTGCTAGAAATAGTACTGGGG GCATTTCAACGCATTCCCTAAATGAGGCTGAATTGGCAAGAGACTTTGAGAGAATAGCCGCCAAAAGAAACCTAGCAACCGAGATAATAAGCCGCATACCATTGCAAAAGAGTATATCGACTTCATCTATTGTAGCCAAAGAAGATATAAAGGCCATCGCTAGACATTTAACCGATAGCGAAGATGAGAATCAAAGTCTACTAAGGGCACACGCAAAGATAGAGGTATATGATAACGTAGAGAAGAGACGTAAACGAGGCTCTCTATTCTTTCGCAAGAAGAAAGACAAGGCGAAGATGAAATCAATTGGCGGCCAGGTGAGCAATTGTGATGTTTGTGGGGCAGGTATTACTTTAGGAACGCTGAAGGAGCATCAGTTGGAATGTAAGGGAAAGAAGAGCAGCAGTTCTCTTGTCGGAATGGGTAAGAAATCCATTACTGGCAGTGAGAAAGGTGACGCTGGACAAGACTTTTATGACGGTCCCGaccaaaatacaaatttccATGACGACAACGCTCCACTGATAAGATCCGAATTCTTGAATGATGCTCCCATAGAGGCACATGATTTGAAAGCAGATCCTTCGCTGGGTATAGAACAAAAGGAACATGATTCGTGGTCCCCCGGAATACCAAAGGATATATTGAAATCACTAAAAGATCAACAAATCAAGCGGCAAGAACACATATATGAATTTATAATGACTGAAAAGCACCATTGTCAAACGTTATTGGTAATGCAAAAGGTTTTTGTTGAAAGTATTGAGCGCCACTTTCCATCgataaattgtaataaaatgttTCCACGACTACAAGAGCTGACCGAGTTGCATTGTAATTTCCTTAAGAAACTGAGACAGAAACAAAAAGAGCATTTCGTTGTTGATTCTATATCGGATATTCTACTTGAGTTTTTCTCTTTGGACAAGGCACAGCACCTGCGACTTGCCTATGGAGAATTTTGTGCTAACCATCGTTCAGCTTTGGAGCAATTCAAATCATGTATGACGGGAAGAGATCCTATGTTTTCTGAATGGTACAAGCATTGCTTAACAAATCCTTTGCTTAAAAAAAAGGGTATTCCTGAATGCATTCTTTTTGTGACTCAACGCTTGACAAAATATCCATTGTTAATCGAGCCGTTACTGAAAAGTGCTAAAGAGGATAAGCTAGAATGCGAAAAATTGCAGCATGCGCTAGCGCTCGTTAAAGAGCTGCTGGTCGATGTAGACGCTTGTGTAGCTGAAAAAGAACTGAGGGAACGTCAAATAGAGATATACAATCGAATTGATAATAAATCGTTTGCTATCTACAAAAACAAACCATTCCGCAAGCAAGATGTTGGTGTAGACTCCAAGAGGCGATTAAAGTTTGAAGGGCTAGCGACATTAATGCAGGGTCGCTCTAAAATGCAActggttcttgttgttgttttaacagACTGCTTATGTTTCCTGAATGAGAACTCGGCTCATAATAAGTATATGTTTTTTAACCCTGAGCACAAGGCTGGCGTTGTGCCATTGCAGAAGTTGTTGATACGAGAAAAAGCAGGCACTGAATCCCGTGGTATATATATAATTTCGTCTAATCCATTGTTTCCAGAGATGTACGAATTAAAAGTGCAAACACCAAAAGATAAGAATGTTTGGATACAATCCATTAGGCAAGCTGTGTTGGATTGCCCCTCCACAGATGTAATAGAATCGGACGATTTGACTCACGAAGAAAAGCTTAGAATTGGCGTGAACAAAAGAGAAATTATCGAGAAAATAAGACAAAAAGACATAGAACAAGCCATcttgttagaagaaaaaattttactgcaATTGAATCTAATGCAAAAAGATCAAAAATCATTTAACACAGAACAAGATGCGCAAAATTCAGTTATTTCCTCTTCCAATATTTCcgcagcgcaattcttatccacatATGGTACTTACAAAGACATATCGATTGGCATCGACTGCGACACAGCCGAACTTTGGAAGAAGGTTTTAAATACTGTACAAGACATTACACAACTAGCATCCAATGTGTATACGGCCGCCACAGGCCAGCCCGTTTCTAGATCGGTTAGTTCTGTAGGAGAGAAACAGAGTGACACTTACAACTCCCCCATTTTGCCGAAACGTGCAGAAACATTTGCAGGATTCGATGAGAAAAGATCAAAGAATATATACACATGTAGAGATGTTGGCAAAATGGGGACATTGCAGGTGCTCACTCCTCGACTTCAAGAActtgaagaaaagaaagaaacaaaaaatacgtcgataataaatgctttaatgccTTCATCCCATGCTGAACACGAAAACGCACTTCAATGCGATCTGGTATCGGCATCTACCAAAGATAATAATTTAGCATTTTTACAAGTCAGACACAATCTCCATACTCTACTCTGCATCATATCACAGCAAATGACTACAATACATTCGCTGCAGTTACAATTGGCTTTGTATCGGGAAAGTCCTCGTGCTTCGTATACGCACAATGATCAGCTGGAAGAGCTAAGGAATTTGCAAGATAAATTGCAAGAGGAGAAAACTGCTTGGGTGCGACAGAAAGAGCAACAAGAACAGGATTTGAACGAGAAAAAAGCTGTGATGGATAAGCTGCAAGAGCAGCTAAATTTGCAGCAAGACGACATTAAGCAACAGCGAGAACAATTGTACCGAAAAATGGAAGTGTTGTCCAGCCAAGGTCTTTTAATCTCACCCAATACTCCGTTGAATATTTCTAGCCCACTTTTGCCCACATCTGGTATTAACACCTATGACTTAGATCATGACGCCCATGACTCTCAAACACATGATCCCGTTCCTCCCATCACCACCACACCACACAGCACATCATCAAACACTGTAGATAGACGTAAAGATAAGTGGCGAACTTCTTCTACTATATCCAAAAATCCCCCAGTTCATCTTTTAAGTGCTACGAATGCCCCCAAGGTTCAACAAAATGTTATTAAGCAAAAACTTCCCATGAAGCTTTCATCGCTCTCATCAACATCTGCAACAACCAGCGGCAGCAACAATAGCACATCCATAACAAAAATTGATAAATCTAATAGTTTTACTACAAATAACAACAactcaaattcaaattcaatcgGCATAACACAAATGTTTCCACTTAAATTGGCGGATAAGCGGGCCACCCCATCCTCTTCCACAAATACATCttccacagtttcaaatttagtACCCCAACATTCGCGGACTGGTAGTTCCCCCGCTATAATACAGCATCCACAACCTTCCCTAAATAATAGCGCCGCTCTCACATCTCCCACATTGGTTGGCGTAACACGTACTGATTCCTCTTCCACCTCCACCTACGGTCAAAGGTATTCTGTGGGATCGGCGACGAACTGCAACACTCCTACGTCTAGCAAAAATTCAACTCAACCTAATCAAACTAAAATTCCACTGATTTCGTCTCTGAATGCTTTGGCTGCATCTTCCTCTCCTGGCGCCAGTACTTTAACACCCAATTCCACAACACGCCCTGCTGCACCGCAAGCAAAACCCGAGGAAGAGGAGATTTACTTTTGA